GTCCCGCAGCCGCCGGCACGTCATACCCGAGCCGACGTGGCGGACGCCGTCGGCGATCGTGAGGGTCTGGCCGACGGCGGCCTTGGCGCCGGTGGAGCGCGAGCATCGGCCCGAGGTGGTCGACGTCCGCTCCGCCGCTGACTTGGACACCCCGCTTAGCCGTGCTTGAGGCCCAGGACCTCCGTCGCGGCGAAGGTCTCGTTCACCGGGCGGGCGTCGTAGTGCGGGGTCAGGACCTCGTCGAGCTCCTCGTAGGAGAAGGCCTCCTTGCCCGTGTCGAACTTGGCGGCCACCTTCGGGCGTTCCATGACGACGACGATGCCGCCGTGTACGACGAACAGCTGGCCGTTGGCCTTGGCGGAGGCGGGTGAGGCCAGGTAGCCGACGAGCGGGGAGACGTGCTCGGGGGCCAGGGCGTCCAGCTTGCCCTCCTCCGGGACCTCGAAGCCGGCGAAGACGTCCTCGGTCATCCGGGTGCGGGCACGCGGGCAGATGGCGTTGGCGGTCACCCCGTACTTGGCGAGGGCCAGGGCGGTCGAGGTGGTCAGGCCCACGATGCCGCCCTTGGCCGCCGCGTAGTTCGGCTGGCCGGCCGAGCCGCCCAGGAAGGCCTCGGAGGAGGTGTTGACGATCCGGCCGTAGACCGGGCCGCCCGCCGCCTTCGACCGTTCGCGCCAGTGCACGGAGGCGAAGTGGGTGGTGTTGAAGTGGCCCTTGAGGTGGACGCGGATCACCGAGTCCCACTCCTCCTCCGACATCGAGAAGACCATCCGGTCGCGCAGGATGCCCGCGTTGTTGACCAGGACGTCGAGCTTCCCGAAGCTGCTCACGGCCAGCTCGACCAGTTCGCGCGCCTGCTCGAAGTCGGCCACGTCGCCCAGGTGCGCCACCGCCCGGCCGCCCGCGGCGCGGATCTCCGCGGCGACCTCCTCCGCCGGGGCGGCCGAGGCCTCCCCCGAGCCGTCGCGGCCGGGCTGGCCGAAGTCGTTGACGACCACGCTCGCGCCGAGCCGTGCGAGCTCGATCGCCTCGGCCCGGCCGAGCCCGCGGCCCGCGCCCGTGACGATGGCGGAGAGTCCCTCAAGTGGCAGTGACATCCGTACGGTTCCCCTCGGAATCGGCAGAACGGGTGGTCAGAGTTCGATGCAGGTGCGCAGGGCGACGCCCGTGCGCATCTGGTCGAGGGCCTCGTTGATCTCGGCGAGGCCCACCCGGTGGGTGATCAGGTTCTCCAGGTCGATGCGGCCGGCCCGCCACAGCGCGATGGTGCGCTCGTAGGAGCGGAGCACGTCGCCGCCGCCGTACATCGACGGCAGGAGCTTCTTCTCGTCGAAGAACAGCGAGAACATGTTGATCTGGAAGTTGTCGTCGAGGGCGCCCGCGCCGACGATGACCACGGAACCGCCGCGCCGCGTCATCTCGTACGCCTTCTGCGCGGTCGCGGACTTGCCGACGACCTCGAAGACGTAGTCGAAGCCCTCGCCGGCGGTGATCCGGTTCTTGGCGTCGGCGAACTCCTCGGGGGAGACCGCCTCGGTGGCACCGAACCGCAGCGCCGCCTCCCGCCGCGACGCGACCGGGTCCACGGCGACGATCTGCGCGGCGCCCTGGACCTTGGCGCCCTGGATGACGGATATGCCGACGCCGCCGCAGCCGATGACGGCGACCGACGAGCCGGCCTCCACCTTGGCGGTGTTGATGGCCGCGCCGAGCCCGGTGGTGACGCCGCAGCCGATCAGCGCCGCGATGTCGAAGGGCAGGTCGTCGGGGATCGGGATGGCGCAGGCGGCCGGTACGACCATCTCCTCGGAGAAGGTGCCGGTGCCGGCGAAGCCGAAGATGTCGCTGGCCGCCCGCTTGAAGTTGGGGGTGGCGACGTTCCCGAAGGCCTCCAGGCACAGGTGTCCCTGGCCGCGCTTGCAGGAGGGGCAGTGCCCGCACGGCGGCAGCCAGCAGACGAGGACCCGGTCGCCGATCTTGTGGCTGGTGACCCCGTCGCCGACGTCCACGATCACGCCGGAGCCCTCGTGGCCGGGGATGAAGGGGGCGGGCTGGGGCAGTACGCCGCTCATCGCGGAGAGGTCGGAGTGGCACAGGCCGGTGGCCTTGATGCGGATCCTGACCTTGCCGGGGCCGAAGCCCACGGCCTCCATGTCGTCGACGACTTCGAGCTTGTCCTGGCCGATCTCGCTCTGCAGTGCTGCGCGCACGGTGCGGCTCCTTGTGTGGGTGCGGTCCGGTGCTACGAGTGTTCGACGACGGTGTCGGCGAGGACCGGCGCGTCGTCCCGTTCGACGGCGGTCACCGACGCCAGGAGGCGGCCGGGCTCCTGCCACATCCGGATGCGGAGCGTCTCGCCCGGGAAGACGATCCCGGCGAAGCGCGTGCGGTAGGCGCGGACCCGGGAGACGTCCCCGCCGAGGGCCGTGTCGACGACGGCCTTGAGGGTCATCCCGTACGAGCACAGGCCGTGCAGGATGGGCTTGTCGAAGCCGGCCAGCTTGGCGAACTCGGGGTCGGCGTGCAGGGGGTTCCAGTCGCCGGAGAGGCGGTAGAGCAGGGCCTGCTCGTCGCGGATGCGGCGCTCCTCGGTGCGGTCGGGGGCGCGCTCGGGGAGTTCCTCCTTGACGGAGGGGCCGCGCTCGCCGCCGAAGCCGCCCTCTCCCCGTACGAAGATCTGCGCGTCGCTGGTCCACAGCGGCCCGTCGGCGTCGGCGACCTCGGTGCGCAGCACGATCACGGCCGCCTTGCCCTTGTCGTACAGGGCGGCGACCTTGGCGGAGGAGGTGGCGCTGCCCTTGACGGGGATGGGCCGGTGCAGCTCGATGGACTGGCCGCCGTGCAGGACGTTGGCGAGGTCGACGTCGATCCCGGGTGCGGCGAGGCCGCCCATCATGGCCATGCCGGCGCCGGCGACGGTCGCGAAGCTGGGGAGGACGTGGAGCTTGGATTCGAGGGTGTAGCGGAGCTCGTCCGGGTCGGTGGCCGGCAGGCCCGCGCCGAGGCCGAGGTGGTAGAGCTGGATGTCCTTGTGGTCCCAGCCGATGTTCCCCTGGCGGGGGTCGGCGGCGAGGGCCCTGGCGGCATCGATCGGCATGAGGATGCGGCTCCCTGTCGTTGGAGTGTCGCTGCCCTGGAAGACCTCGGTGCGGCCGTCCGCACCGTCGGCCGCACCGAGGTCGTATACGGGGGCCGGTTCTAGAACGCGTTCTAGGGCCGGCCGGTGAGGGAATGTATAACGCACGCCCCCGCAGTTGGGAAGACCAGTCGGGAAGACTCCTGACTTCACGTCAGATAGGCTTTCCCGGTGGACGAAATGCCCGTGGAACACCGCCAGGCCCGTGCCCTACGGGTCCTGCTGCATCCGCAGAACCCGGCCCTGGCGCTCCAGCTCGGCCTCGTGCCGGACATCGAGGTCGTGCGGGACCTGACGGCCCGGCCGGCGGTGGCACTGGTCGAGGAGGTCGCGGCCGTGACGGCCCTGCTGGCGGAGGACCCGGAGTGCCGGATCCTCGTCCTGACGGGCTCGGCGCACCCGGGTCTGCCGGAGGCCGCGCTCGACGCCGGGGCCGCGGGGCTGATCCTGCGCGACGGCCCGATCGAGGACCTGGCGGACTCGATCCGCCGCGCCTCGATGGGCGAGACGGTGGTCGACCCGAGCCTGGGGTGAATCCTTTCGCAGGGGTCGCGCCTCTTGTGTGTACGTGCCGATGCCAAGGTCGGCACATGACCTGGAGGTTGTCGTGATCGCTGTTCTCGTGGGTGCCGGCGTGCTCGTCCTGCTCTGCACGTGCGTCCTCGTGGTGCGCCGTGGACGGGGCCGGACCCGTGGCTGACCGGACGGACTGGCCCGGCGAGGCCCTGATCGTCGCCGCGCAGGGCGGTGACCTCGACTCGCTCACCGCCCTGGTCACCGGATCGCATCCGAACGTACGGCGCTTCGCGCACTCGCTGTGCGCGTCGCGCGAGGACGCCGAGGACGCTGCCCAGGAAGCCCTGATCATCCTGTACCGCAGGATCGGCATGCTGAGGGCGTCCGGGGCACTGGCGTCGTGGATGTTCCGCATCGTCCGCAACGAGTGCCTGCGCCGTGCCCGGCTGATGCCGCGGGAGCGGGCGCAGCTGCCCGAGACCGCCGTGTTGTCGGCCGAGGACGAGGTGCTGCAGCGTCTGGAGGCGGGGCGGGTGGCGGAGGCGATCGCCGCGCTGCCGGCGGACCAGCGGCGCGTACTGATCATGCGGGACGTCCAGGGCTACAGCGGACGGATGGCCGCGGAGTCCCTCGGTCTCAGCACGGCCGCGATGAAGTCGCGGCTCCACCGGGCCCGCGCGGCCGTTCAGCACTCCCTGGGAGACACCCGTGCCCTCCACTGACGCCCCTTCCTCCCGGTCCGCCTCGGGCTCCGATTTCGCGAGCGCGTCCGTGCCGCGGCACCTGGCGCGCGGCGCGGTGGGCTTCGGCGCGCTGATCGCGGCCTTCGCCCTGATCCCGGCCTTCGGCCCGGCCACCCTGCTCCTCGCCCCCGTCGGCCTGGTCGCCCTGCGCGGCTGCCCGACGTGCTGGGCGATCGGCCTGGCCCAGACCCTTTCCCGTGGCCGGCTCCGACGGGAGTGCGTGGACGGCCGCTGCGAACTGAAACCGGGCCGGGCTGCAACCTAGCCCCGCCGGCGTTTGAGTGGGGGTCCCCCCGGACGAAGTCCGGGGGGAGGGTCCGGGCAGCGCACGGCGGGGCACGGGCCGGCCCGACATGGACTCAACCGTTCTATCCCGGCCACCGATTGACGGATTCCGCCGCAGCGCGCGTCCACCTGCTGGACCAGGATGAGACCCCTTCAACCCAAGCTTCGTGGAGGCAGAAACCATGCGCGTATCCGCCCTGTCCGCCACCGCCGCCCTCGTGGTCGCGACCCTCGCAGGAGGCGCGGCCCCGGCCGCTGCCGACACCCCGGCCGGCCCGGTCCTCCAGGTCGACCTGGAGGCCGGCAAGGGCTTCCACCACAACATCGGGACGGTGTTCTACGAGCGCGTCGACGGCGCGGTGAACTCGGTCCGGATCATCTCGGTGCACATCACCAGCGGCGAGCGCGACTGCGCCTGGGTGGCGTGGAACGATCCGCGCGACGTGAACGGCTGGTCCAACCTGACCAGCGAGCCCTCCTGCAACGGCACCGGTCTGGTGGAGCACCCCGACCGGATCATCAAGGCGCCGGCCGGCCACCCGCTCAAGGTGCGCCTGGCCGGCGACCACCCCGGCTCCGACGTGGTGCACAAGGACATCGAAAAGCTCTGACCGGGCCGGCCCGGGCCGCGCCGACGGGGCTGAAATGCAGCCTCGCCGGCGTTTGAGGCGTGGGGGTCCCCCCGGACGGAGTCTGGGGGAGGGTCTGGGGCGGAGTCC
Above is a genomic segment from Streptomyces sp. NBC_01233 containing:
- a CDS encoding 3-oxoacyl-ACP reductase encodes the protein MSLPLEGLSAIVTGAGRGLGRAEAIELARLGASVVVNDFGQPGRDGSGEASAAPAEEVAAEIRAAGGRAVAHLGDVADFEQARELVELAVSSFGKLDVLVNNAGILRDRMVFSMSEEEWDSVIRVHLKGHFNTTHFASVHWRERSKAAGGPVYGRIVNTSSEAFLGGSAGQPNYAAAKGGIVGLTTSTALALAKYGVTANAICPRARTRMTEDVFAGFEVPEEGKLDALAPEHVSPLVGYLASPASAKANGQLFVVHGGIVVVMERPKVAAKFDTGKEAFSYEELDEVLTPHYDARPVNETFAATEVLGLKHG
- a CDS encoding Zn-dependent alcohol dehydrogenase, whose protein sequence is MRAALQSEIGQDKLEVVDDMEAVGFGPGKVRIRIKATGLCHSDLSAMSGVLPQPAPFIPGHEGSGVIVDVGDGVTSHKIGDRVLVCWLPPCGHCPSCKRGQGHLCLEAFGNVATPNFKRAASDIFGFAGTGTFSEEMVVPAACAIPIPDDLPFDIAALIGCGVTTGLGAAINTAKVEAGSSVAVIGCGGVGISVIQGAKVQGAAQIVAVDPVASRREAALRFGATEAVSPEEFADAKNRITAGEGFDYVFEVVGKSATAQKAYEMTRRGGSVVIVGAGALDDNFQINMFSLFFDEKKLLPSMYGGGDVLRSYERTIALWRAGRIDLENLITHRVGLAEINEALDQMRTGVALRTCIEL
- a CDS encoding MaoC/PaaZ C-terminal domain-containing protein; translated protein: MPIDAARALAADPRQGNIGWDHKDIQLYHLGLGAGLPATDPDELRYTLESKLHVLPSFATVAGAGMAMMGGLAAPGIDVDLANVLHGGQSIELHRPIPVKGSATSSAKVAALYDKGKAAVIVLRTEVADADGPLWTSDAQIFVRGEGGFGGERGPSVKEELPERAPDRTEERRIRDEQALLYRLSGDWNPLHADPEFAKLAGFDKPILHGLCSYGMTLKAVVDTALGGDVSRVRAYRTRFAGIVFPGETLRIRMWQEPGRLLASVTAVERDDAPVLADTVVEHS
- a CDS encoding DNA-binding response regulator, with the protein product MPVEHRQARALRVLLHPQNPALALQLGLVPDIEVVRDLTARPAVALVEEVAAVTALLAEDPECRILVLTGSAHPGLPEAALDAGAAGLILRDGPIEDLADSIRRASMGETVVDPSLG
- a CDS encoding RNA polymerase sigma factor, giving the protein MADRTDWPGEALIVAAQGGDLDSLTALVTGSHPNVRRFAHSLCASREDAEDAAQEALIILYRRIGMLRASGALASWMFRIVRNECLRRARLMPRERAQLPETAVLSAEDEVLQRLEAGRVAEAIAALPADQRRVLIMRDVQGYSGRMAAESLGLSTAAMKSRLHRARAAVQHSLGDTRALH